Proteins co-encoded in one Ictalurus punctatus breed USDA103 chromosome 18, Coco_2.0, whole genome shotgun sequence genomic window:
- the add1 gene encoding alpha-adducin isoform X6 — MNGDSGAGVVAATPPTHPPHKERYFDRVDETSAEYQRERNMAPDLRQDFNMMEQRKRVSMILQSPAFCEELETLIHDQMKKGKTPTSLLALQQIADFMTTPTMYPAAPQGGMAALNMSLGMVTPVNDLRGSDSIAYEKGEKLLRCKLAAFYRLADLFGWSQLIYNHLTVRLNSEQERFLIVPFGLLYSEVSASSLVKINLQGEIVDRGSTNLGVNQAGFTLHSAIYAARPDIKCIVHIHTPAGAAVSAMKCGLLPISPEALSLGEVAYHDYHGILVDDEEKILIQKNLGPKSKVLILRNHGLVSVGETVEEAFYYIHNLVTACEIQVRTLASAGGPDNLVMLDPLKYKVRPRHPEPAGDGPSPHPKWQVGEQEFEALMRMLDNLGYRTGYPYRCPALRDKAKKYSDVEIPPSATGYSYAEDSDSGARSPLKHSFQRGQRDKTRWLNTGRPDETPDESLEGSGSPKAKTKVWTNITHDHVKPLLQSLSSGVCVPSCITNCLWTKEESIRQAAVANQFVPLNTNPKEVQEMRNKIREQNLQDIKTAGPQSQLLMGAVVERSFVQRATIWHDAPLSDCLECIDGLDLSDSYSPARSVRKGELVTASKAIIEKEYQPRVIVTKTGPNPFNKLTDQELEEYRKEVELKQKGPEVQVDASGSSLVSDSGGVSTPPGSSNLNLGENQLLAAPPSSSAADAPGRSTEPEAGSGRVSPSGPSASPHKDFHCAVLKALSVTTDLSEHDQPEQDSQAEDQPQETDEVGKGPSPTSTPPSTPIRVEEGDGNAKEYLLP; from the exons ATGAACGGAGATTCCGGCGCCGGGGTGGTGGCGGccaccccacccacacacccgcCCCATAAAGAGCGCTACTTCGACCGGGTGGACGAGACCAGTGCCGAGtaccagagagagaggaacatgGCACCCGACCTCCGGCAGGACTTTAACATGATGGAGCAGAGGAAGAGAGTGTCCATGATCCTGCAGAGCCCG GCTTTCTGTGAGGAGCTGGAGACTCTGATCCACGATCAGATGAAGAAAGGGAAGACCCCCACCAGCCTGCTGGCCCTGCAGCAGATCGCCGACTTCATGACCACACCCACCATGTACCCCGCCGCCCCGCAGGGAGGCATGGCAGCGCTCAATAtga gtctgGGTATGGTGACTCCAGTGAACGATCTCCGAGGTTCAGACTCCATCGCCTATGAGAAAGGAGAGAAGCTGCTGCGCTGTAAGCTCGCTGCATTTTACCGTCTGGCGGACCTGTTTGGTTGGTCTCAGCTTATCTACAATCACTTAACT GTCAGACTGAACTCTGAACAAGAACGCTTTCTGATTGTCCCATTTGGACTTCTGTACAGCGAAGTCTCCGCCTCCAGCCTG GTGAAGATCAACCTGCAGGGTGAGATCGTGGACCGAGGCAGCACTAACCTGGGCGTGAACCAGGCCGGATTCACCCTGCACTCTGCCATATACGCAGCCCGACCTGACATCAAGTGCATCGTGCACATCCACACTCCTGCTGGCGCGgcg GTTTCGGCTATGAAGTGTGGCCTCCTGCCCATTTCTCCTGAGGCTCTGTCTCTGGGCGAGGTGGCCTACCATGACTACCACGGCATTCTGGTGGACGACGAGGAGAAGATCCTTATACAGAAGAACCTCGGCCCGAAGAGCAAG gTGCTGATTCTGAGGAACCATGGTCTGGTGTCAGTAGGGGAAACTGTAGAAGAGGCTTTTTACTACATCCACAACCTGGTCACAGCTTGCGAGATTCAG GTCCGTACCCTCGCGAGTGCAGGTGGCCCTGATAACCTGGTCATGTTGGACCCATTGAAGTACAAAGTGCGTCCTCGTCACCCAGAGCCCGCTGGCGATGGACCGAGTCCGCATCCCAAGTGGCAGGTCGGGGAGCAGGAGTTCGAAGCCCTCATGCGGATGCTGGATAATTTG GGCTACAGGACCGGCTACCCGTACCGCTGCCCGGCTCTGCGCGACAAAGCTAAAAAGTACAGCGACGTAGAGATCCCGCCATCCGCCACGGGCTACTCATATGCCGAGGACAGCGACTCGGGCGCTCGCTCTCCGCTGAAGCACAGCTTCCAGCGGGGACAGCGCGACAAGACCCGCTGGTTGAACACCGGCCGGCCGGATGAAACCCCTGATGAGAGCCTGGAGGGCAGCGGCAGCCCCAAGGCGAAGACTAAGGTGTGGACGAACATTACACACGATCACGTCAAACCCTTGCTGCAGTCTCTCTCGTCCGGTGTCTGCGTGCCAAGCTGTATAACCAACTGCTTG TGGACGAAGGAGGAGAGCATTCGTCAAGCTGCTGTGGCCAATCAGTTCGTTCCTCTCAACACAAATCCTAAGGAGGTCCAGGAAATGCGCAACAAG ATCCGTGAGCAGAACCTGCAGGACATCAAGACAGCAGGACCTCAGTCTCAGTTGCTCATGGGGGCCGTGGTAGAACGCTCCTTTGTccag AGAGCGACGATCTGGCAC GACGCTCCTCTATCTGACTGTTTGGAGTGTATCGATGGCCTTGACCTCTCAGACAGCTATAGTCCTGCTAGGTCTGTTAGAAAG GGGGAGCTAGTGACAGCCTCTAAAGCTATTATAGAGAAGGAGTACCAGCCTCGTGTGATCGTCACCAAGACTGGACCGAATCCATTCAATAAACTCACCGACCAGGAGCTGGAGGAGTACCGTAAAGAAGTGGAGCTCAAACAGAAAGGACCAGAAG TACAGGTTGATGCGTCTGGCAGCTCATTGGTTTCAGATTCAGGAGGAGTCTCCACTCCTCCTGGCTCCTCAAATCTCAATTTGGGGGAGAATCAGCTCTTGGCagctcctccttcttcttctgctgctgaCGCCCCAGGCCGAAGTACAGAACCTGAGGCAGGATCAGGAAGGGTCAGTCCCTCTGGTCCTTCGGCGTCACCGCACAAGgactttcactgtgctgtgCTGAAAGCCCTCAGTGTCACCACAGACTTGTCTGAGCATGATCAGCCTGAACAAGACAGCCAAGCTGAAG atcaacCACAGGAGACGGATGAGGTGGGGAAAGGTCCGAGCCCGACCTCTACCCCCCCAAGCACCCCGATTAGAGTAGAAGAAG GAGATGGAAATGCAAAAGAGTACCTGTTGCCATA A
- the add1 gene encoding alpha-adducin isoform X7, producing MNGDSGAGVVAATPPTHPPHKERYFDRVDETSAEYQRERNMAPDLRQDFNMMEQRKRVSMILQSPAFCEELETLIHDQMKKGKTPTSLLALQQIADFMTTPTMYPAAPQGGMAALNMSLGMVTPVNDLRGSDSIAYEKGEKLLRCKLAAFYRLADLFGWSQLIYNHLTVRLNSEQERFLIVPFGLLYSEVSASSLVKINLQGEIVDRGSTNLGVNQAGFTLHSAIYAARPDIKCIVHIHTPAGAAVSAMKCGLLPISPEALSLGEVAYHDYHGILVDDEEKILIQKNLGPKSKVLILRNHGLVSVGETVEEAFYYIHNLVTACEIQVRTLASAGGPDNLVMLDPLKYKVRPRHPEPAGDGPSPHPKWQVGEQEFEALMRMLDNLGYRTGYPYRCPALRDKAKKYSDVEIPPSATGYSYAEDSDSGARSPLKHSFQRGQRDKTRWLNTGRPDETPDESLEGSGSPKAKTKVWTNITHDHVKPLLQSLSSGVCVPSCITNCLWTKEESIRQAAVANQFVPLNTNPKEVQEMRNKIREQNLQDIKTAGPQSQLLMGAVVERSFVQRATIWHDAPLSDCLECIDGLDLSDSYSPARSVRKGELVTASKAIIEKEYQPRVIVTKTGPNPFNKLTDQELEEYRKEVELKQKGPEVQVDASGSSLVSDSGGVSTPPGSSNLNLGENQLLAAPPSSSAADAPGRSTEPEAGSGRVSPSGPSASPHKDFHCAVLKALSVTTDLSEHDQPEQDSQAEDQPQETDEVGKGPSPTSTPPSTPIRVEEGDGNAKEYLLP from the exons ATGAACGGAGATTCCGGCGCCGGGGTGGTGGCGGccaccccacccacacacccgcCCCATAAAGAGCGCTACTTCGACCGGGTGGACGAGACCAGTGCCGAGtaccagagagagaggaacatgGCACCCGACCTCCGGCAGGACTTTAACATGATGGAGCAGAGGAAGAGAGTGTCCATGATCCTGCAGAGCCCG GCTTTCTGTGAGGAGCTGGAGACTCTGATCCACGATCAGATGAAGAAAGGGAAGACCCCCACCAGCCTGCTGGCCCTGCAGCAGATCGCCGACTTCATGACCACACCCACCATGTACCCCGCCGCCCCGCAGGGAGGCATGGCAGCGCTCAATAtga gtctgGGTATGGTGACTCCAGTGAACGATCTCCGAGGTTCAGACTCCATCGCCTATGAGAAAGGAGAGAAGCTGCTGCGCTGTAAGCTCGCTGCATTTTACCGTCTGGCGGACCTGTTTGGTTGGTCTCAGCTTATCTACAATCACTTAACT GTCAGACTGAACTCTGAACAAGAACGCTTTCTGATTGTCCCATTTGGACTTCTGTACAGCGAAGTCTCCGCCTCCAGCCTG GTGAAGATCAACCTGCAGGGTGAGATCGTGGACCGAGGCAGCACTAACCTGGGCGTGAACCAGGCCGGATTCACCCTGCACTCTGCCATATACGCAGCCCGACCTGACATCAAGTGCATCGTGCACATCCACACTCCTGCTGGCGCGgcg GTTTCGGCTATGAAGTGTGGCCTCCTGCCCATTTCTCCTGAGGCTCTGTCTCTGGGCGAGGTGGCCTACCATGACTACCACGGCATTCTGGTGGACGACGAGGAGAAGATCCTTATACAGAAGAACCTCGGCCCGAAGAGCAAG gTGCTGATTCTGAGGAACCATGGTCTGGTGTCAGTAGGGGAAACTGTAGAAGAGGCTTTTTACTACATCCACAACCTGGTCACAGCTTGCGAGATTCAG GTCCGTACCCTCGCGAGTGCAGGTGGCCCTGATAACCTGGTCATGTTGGACCCATTGAAGTACAAAGTGCGTCCTCGTCACCCAGAGCCCGCTGGCGATGGACCGAGTCCGCATCCCAAGTGGCAGGTCGGGGAGCAGGAGTTCGAAGCCCTCATGCGGATGCTGGATAATTTG GGCTACAGGACCGGCTACCCGTACCGCTGCCCGGCTCTGCGCGACAAAGCTAAAAAGTACAGCGACGTAGAGATCCCGCCATCCGCCACGGGCTACTCATATGCCGAGGACAGCGACTCGGGCGCTCGCTCTCCGCTGAAGCACAGCTTCCAGCGGGGACAGCGCGACAAGACCCGCTGGTTGAACACCGGCCGGCCGGATGAAACCCCTGATGAGAGCCTGGAGGGCAGCGGCAGCCCCAAGGCGAAGACTAAGGTGTGGACGAACATTACACACGATCACGTCAAACCCTTGCTGCAGTCTCTCTCGTCCGGTGTCTGCGTGCCAAGCTGTATAACCAACTGCTTG TGGACGAAGGAGGAGAGCATTCGTCAAGCTGCTGTGGCCAATCAGTTCGTTCCTCTCAACACAAATCCTAAGGAGGTCCAGGAAATGCGCAACAAG ATCCGTGAGCAGAACCTGCAGGACATCAAGACAGCAGGACCTCAGTCTCAGTTGCTCATGGGGGCCGTGGTAGAACGCTCCTTTGTccag AGAGCGACGATCTGGCAC GACGCTCCTCTATCTGACTGTTTGGAGTGTATCGATGGCCTTGACCTCTCAGACAGCTATAGTCCTGCTAGGTCTGTTAGAAAG GGGGAGCTAGTGACAGCCTCTAAAGCTATTATAGAGAAGGAGTACCAGCCTCGTGTGATCGTCACCAAGACTGGACCGAATCCATTCAATAAACTCACCGACCAGGAGCTGGAGGAGTACCGTAAAGAAGTGGAGCTCAAACAGAAAGGACCAGAAG TACAGGTTGATGCGTCTGGCAGCTCATTGGTTTCAGATTCAGGAGGAGTCTCCACTCCTCCTGGCTCCTCAAATCTCAATTTGGGGGAGAATCAGCTCTTGGCagctcctccttcttcttctgctgctgaCGCCCCAGGCCGAAGTACAGAACCTGAGGCAGGATCAGGAAGGGTCAGTCCCTCTGGTCCTTCGGCGTCACCGCACAAGgactttcactgtgctgtgCTGAAAGCCCTCAGTGTCACCACAGACTTGTCTGAGCATGATCAGCCTGAACAAGACAGCCAAGCTGAAG atcaacCACAGGAGACGGATGAGGTGGGGAAAGGTCCGAGCCCGACCTCTACCCCCCCAAGCACCCCGATTAGAGTAGAAGAAG GAGATGGAAATGCAAAAGAGTACCTGTTGCCATAG
- the add1 gene encoding alpha-adducin isoform X3: MNGDSGAGVVAATPPTHPPHKERYFDRVDETSAEYQRERNMAPDLRQDFNMMEQRKRVSMILQSPAFCEELETLIHDQMKKGKTPTSLLALQQIADFMTTPTMYPAAPQGGMAALNMSLGMVTPVNDLRGSDSIAYEKGEKLLRCKLAAFYRLADLFGWSQLIYNHLTVRLNSEQERFLIVPFGLLYSEVSASSLVKINLQGEIVDRGSTNLGVNQAGFTLHSAIYAARPDIKCIVHIHTPAGAAVSAMKCGLLPISPEALSLGEVAYHDYHGILVDDEEKILIQKNLGPKSKVLILRNHGLVSVGETVEEAFYYIHNLVTACEIQVRTLASAGGPDNLVMLDPLKYKVRPRHPEPAGDGPSPHPKWQVGEQEFEALMRMLDNLGYRTGYPYRCPALRDKAKKYSDVEIPPSATGYSYAEDSDSGARSPLKHSFQRGQRDKTRWLNTGRPDETPDESLEGSGSPKAKTKWTKEESIRQAAVANQFVPLNTNPKEVQEMRNKIREQNLQDIKTAGPQSQLLMGAVVERSFVQRATIWHDAPLSDCLECIDGLDLSDSYSPARSVRKGELVTASKAIIEKEYQPRVIVTKTGPNPFNKLTDQELEEYRKEVELKQKGPEVQVDASGSSLVSDSGGVSTPPGSSNLNLGENQLLAAPPSSSAADAPGRSTEPEAGSGRVSPSGPSASPHKDFHCAVLKALSVTTDLSEHDQPEQDSQAEDQPQETDEVGKGPSPTSTPPSTPIRVEEERQQEQSPKDESDAATLRQTLPDLTPDEPSEAAATALPAEDPAPSEPDPAPAHIDGEEPVAADDATGDQGSDESPNKSPSKKKKKFRTPSFLKKNKKKSET; this comes from the exons ATGAACGGAGATTCCGGCGCCGGGGTGGTGGCGGccaccccacccacacacccgcCCCATAAAGAGCGCTACTTCGACCGGGTGGACGAGACCAGTGCCGAGtaccagagagagaggaacatgGCACCCGACCTCCGGCAGGACTTTAACATGATGGAGCAGAGGAAGAGAGTGTCCATGATCCTGCAGAGCCCG GCTTTCTGTGAGGAGCTGGAGACTCTGATCCACGATCAGATGAAGAAAGGGAAGACCCCCACCAGCCTGCTGGCCCTGCAGCAGATCGCCGACTTCATGACCACACCCACCATGTACCCCGCCGCCCCGCAGGGAGGCATGGCAGCGCTCAATAtga gtctgGGTATGGTGACTCCAGTGAACGATCTCCGAGGTTCAGACTCCATCGCCTATGAGAAAGGAGAGAAGCTGCTGCGCTGTAAGCTCGCTGCATTTTACCGTCTGGCGGACCTGTTTGGTTGGTCTCAGCTTATCTACAATCACTTAACT GTCAGACTGAACTCTGAACAAGAACGCTTTCTGATTGTCCCATTTGGACTTCTGTACAGCGAAGTCTCCGCCTCCAGCCTG GTGAAGATCAACCTGCAGGGTGAGATCGTGGACCGAGGCAGCACTAACCTGGGCGTGAACCAGGCCGGATTCACCCTGCACTCTGCCATATACGCAGCCCGACCTGACATCAAGTGCATCGTGCACATCCACACTCCTGCTGGCGCGgcg GTTTCGGCTATGAAGTGTGGCCTCCTGCCCATTTCTCCTGAGGCTCTGTCTCTGGGCGAGGTGGCCTACCATGACTACCACGGCATTCTGGTGGACGACGAGGAGAAGATCCTTATACAGAAGAACCTCGGCCCGAAGAGCAAG gTGCTGATTCTGAGGAACCATGGTCTGGTGTCAGTAGGGGAAACTGTAGAAGAGGCTTTTTACTACATCCACAACCTGGTCACAGCTTGCGAGATTCAG GTCCGTACCCTCGCGAGTGCAGGTGGCCCTGATAACCTGGTCATGTTGGACCCATTGAAGTACAAAGTGCGTCCTCGTCACCCAGAGCCCGCTGGCGATGGACCGAGTCCGCATCCCAAGTGGCAGGTCGGGGAGCAGGAGTTCGAAGCCCTCATGCGGATGCTGGATAATTTG GGCTACAGGACCGGCTACCCGTACCGCTGCCCGGCTCTGCGCGACAAAGCTAAAAAGTACAGCGACGTAGAGATCCCGCCATCCGCCACGGGCTACTCATATGCCGAGGACAGCGACTCGGGCGCTCGCTCTCCGCTGAAGCACAGCTTCCAGCGGGGACAGCGCGACAAGACCCGCTGGTTGAACACCGGCCGGCCGGATGAAACCCCTGATGAGAGCCTGGAGGGCAGCGGCAGCCCCAAGGCGAAGACTAAG TGGACGAAGGAGGAGAGCATTCGTCAAGCTGCTGTGGCCAATCAGTTCGTTCCTCTCAACACAAATCCTAAGGAGGTCCAGGAAATGCGCAACAAG ATCCGTGAGCAGAACCTGCAGGACATCAAGACAGCAGGACCTCAGTCTCAGTTGCTCATGGGGGCCGTGGTAGAACGCTCCTTTGTccag AGAGCGACGATCTGGCAC GACGCTCCTCTATCTGACTGTTTGGAGTGTATCGATGGCCTTGACCTCTCAGACAGCTATAGTCCTGCTAGGTCTGTTAGAAAG GGGGAGCTAGTGACAGCCTCTAAAGCTATTATAGAGAAGGAGTACCAGCCTCGTGTGATCGTCACCAAGACTGGACCGAATCCATTCAATAAACTCACCGACCAGGAGCTGGAGGAGTACCGTAAAGAAGTGGAGCTCAAACAGAAAGGACCAGAAG TACAGGTTGATGCGTCTGGCAGCTCATTGGTTTCAGATTCAGGAGGAGTCTCCACTCCTCCTGGCTCCTCAAATCTCAATTTGGGGGAGAATCAGCTCTTGGCagctcctccttcttcttctgctgctgaCGCCCCAGGCCGAAGTACAGAACCTGAGGCAGGATCAGGAAGGGTCAGTCCCTCTGGTCCTTCGGCGTCACCGCACAAGgactttcactgtgctgtgCTGAAAGCCCTCAGTGTCACCACAGACTTGTCTGAGCATGATCAGCCTGAACAAGACAGCCAAGCTGAAG atcaacCACAGGAGACGGATGAGGTGGGGAAAGGTCCGAGCCCGACCTCTACCCCCCCAAGCACCCCGATTAGAGTAGAAGAAG AACGACAGCAGGAGCAGAGCCCTAAAGACGAAAGCGACGCCGCCACTTTGAGACAGACCCTCCCCGACCTGACCCCGGACGAGCCTTCGGAAGCCGCCGCCACTGCCCTCCCTGCAGAAGACCCCGCCCCCTCTGAGCCAGACCCTGCCCCAGCTCACATAGACGGGGAAGAGCCTGTTGCCGCTGACGACGCCACCGGCGACCAGGGCAGCGACGAATCCCCCAACAAATCCCCTtcgaaaaagaagaaaaaattccGCACGCCATCGTttctaaagaaaaacaaaaagaagtccGAGACCTAG
- the add1 gene encoding alpha-adducin isoform X8: MNGDSGAGVVAATPPTHPPHKERYFDRVDETSAEYQRERNMAPDLRQDFNMMEQRKRVSMILQSPAFCEELETLIHDQMKKGKTPTSLLALQQIADFMTTPTMYPAAPQGGMAALNMSLGMVTPVNDLRGSDSIAYEKGEKLLRCKLAAFYRLADLFGWSQLIYNHLTVRLNSEQERFLIVPFGLLYSEVSASSLVKINLQGEIVDRGSTNLGVNQAGFTLHSAIYAARPDIKCIVHIHTPAGAAVSAMKCGLLPISPEALSLGEVAYHDYHGILVDDEEKILIQKNLGPKSKVLILRNHGLVSVGETVEEAFYYIHNLVTACEIQVRTLASAGGPDNLVMLDPLKYKVRPRHPEPAGDGPSPHPKWQVGEQEFEALMRMLDNLGYRTGYPYRCPALRDKAKKYSDVEIPPSATGYSYAEDSDSGARSPLKHSFQRGQRDKTRWLNTGRPDETPDESLEGSGSPKAKTKVWTNITHDHVKPLLQSLSSGVCVPSCITNCLWTKEESIRQAAVANQFVPLNTNPKEVQEMRNKIREQNLQDIKTAGPQSQLLMGAVVERSFVQRATIWHDAPLSDCLECIDGLDLSDSYSPARSVRKGELVTASKAIIEKEYQPRVIVTKTGPNPFNKLTDQELEEYRKEVELKQKGPEDQPQETDEVGKGPSPTSTPPSTPIRVEEERQQEQSPKDESDAATLRQTLPDLTPDEPSEAAATALPAEDPAPSEPDPAPAHIDGEEPVAADDATGDQGSDESPNKSPSKKKKKFRTPSFLKKNKKKSET; encoded by the exons ATGAACGGAGATTCCGGCGCCGGGGTGGTGGCGGccaccccacccacacacccgcCCCATAAAGAGCGCTACTTCGACCGGGTGGACGAGACCAGTGCCGAGtaccagagagagaggaacatgGCACCCGACCTCCGGCAGGACTTTAACATGATGGAGCAGAGGAAGAGAGTGTCCATGATCCTGCAGAGCCCG GCTTTCTGTGAGGAGCTGGAGACTCTGATCCACGATCAGATGAAGAAAGGGAAGACCCCCACCAGCCTGCTGGCCCTGCAGCAGATCGCCGACTTCATGACCACACCCACCATGTACCCCGCCGCCCCGCAGGGAGGCATGGCAGCGCTCAATAtga gtctgGGTATGGTGACTCCAGTGAACGATCTCCGAGGTTCAGACTCCATCGCCTATGAGAAAGGAGAGAAGCTGCTGCGCTGTAAGCTCGCTGCATTTTACCGTCTGGCGGACCTGTTTGGTTGGTCTCAGCTTATCTACAATCACTTAACT GTCAGACTGAACTCTGAACAAGAACGCTTTCTGATTGTCCCATTTGGACTTCTGTACAGCGAAGTCTCCGCCTCCAGCCTG GTGAAGATCAACCTGCAGGGTGAGATCGTGGACCGAGGCAGCACTAACCTGGGCGTGAACCAGGCCGGATTCACCCTGCACTCTGCCATATACGCAGCCCGACCTGACATCAAGTGCATCGTGCACATCCACACTCCTGCTGGCGCGgcg GTTTCGGCTATGAAGTGTGGCCTCCTGCCCATTTCTCCTGAGGCTCTGTCTCTGGGCGAGGTGGCCTACCATGACTACCACGGCATTCTGGTGGACGACGAGGAGAAGATCCTTATACAGAAGAACCTCGGCCCGAAGAGCAAG gTGCTGATTCTGAGGAACCATGGTCTGGTGTCAGTAGGGGAAACTGTAGAAGAGGCTTTTTACTACATCCACAACCTGGTCACAGCTTGCGAGATTCAG GTCCGTACCCTCGCGAGTGCAGGTGGCCCTGATAACCTGGTCATGTTGGACCCATTGAAGTACAAAGTGCGTCCTCGTCACCCAGAGCCCGCTGGCGATGGACCGAGTCCGCATCCCAAGTGGCAGGTCGGGGAGCAGGAGTTCGAAGCCCTCATGCGGATGCTGGATAATTTG GGCTACAGGACCGGCTACCCGTACCGCTGCCCGGCTCTGCGCGACAAAGCTAAAAAGTACAGCGACGTAGAGATCCCGCCATCCGCCACGGGCTACTCATATGCCGAGGACAGCGACTCGGGCGCTCGCTCTCCGCTGAAGCACAGCTTCCAGCGGGGACAGCGCGACAAGACCCGCTGGTTGAACACCGGCCGGCCGGATGAAACCCCTGATGAGAGCCTGGAGGGCAGCGGCAGCCCCAAGGCGAAGACTAAGGTGTGGACGAACATTACACACGATCACGTCAAACCCTTGCTGCAGTCTCTCTCGTCCGGTGTCTGCGTGCCAAGCTGTATAACCAACTGCTTG TGGACGAAGGAGGAGAGCATTCGTCAAGCTGCTGTGGCCAATCAGTTCGTTCCTCTCAACACAAATCCTAAGGAGGTCCAGGAAATGCGCAACAAG ATCCGTGAGCAGAACCTGCAGGACATCAAGACAGCAGGACCTCAGTCTCAGTTGCTCATGGGGGCCGTGGTAGAACGCTCCTTTGTccag AGAGCGACGATCTGGCAC GACGCTCCTCTATCTGACTGTTTGGAGTGTATCGATGGCCTTGACCTCTCAGACAGCTATAGTCCTGCTAGGTCTGTTAGAAAG GGGGAGCTAGTGACAGCCTCTAAAGCTATTATAGAGAAGGAGTACCAGCCTCGTGTGATCGTCACCAAGACTGGACCGAATCCATTCAATAAACTCACCGACCAGGAGCTGGAGGAGTACCGTAAAGAAGTGGAGCTCAAACAGAAAGGACCAGAAG atcaacCACAGGAGACGGATGAGGTGGGGAAAGGTCCGAGCCCGACCTCTACCCCCCCAAGCACCCCGATTAGAGTAGAAGAAG AACGACAGCAGGAGCAGAGCCCTAAAGACGAAAGCGACGCCGCCACTTTGAGACAGACCCTCCCCGACCTGACCCCGGACGAGCCTTCGGAAGCCGCCGCCACTGCCCTCCCTGCAGAAGACCCCGCCCCCTCTGAGCCAGACCCTGCCCCAGCTCACATAGACGGGGAAGAGCCTGTTGCCGCTGACGACGCCACCGGCGACCAGGGCAGCGACGAATCCCCCAACAAATCCCCTtcgaaaaagaagaaaaaattccGCACGCCATCGTttctaaagaaaaacaaaaagaagtccGAGACCTAG